In Methanolobus chelungpuianus, a genomic segment contains:
- a CDS encoding 30S ribosomal protein S17e has protein sequence MGNIRQNNIKTISLRLIDKYGDSFTGDFDANKLLVTKYTTIESKVIRNRVAGYVTRKITHKPKE, from the coding sequence ATGGGAAATATAAGACAGAACAATATCAAGACTATCTCACTCCGCTTAATTGACAAGTATGGCGACTCCTTTACAGGGGACTTCGACGCAAACAAGCTCCTTGTAACAAAGTACACCACCATCGAGAGCAAGGTTATCAGGAACCGTGTTGCAGGTTACGTAACAAGAAAGATCACACACAAGCCCAAAGAGTAA
- the dinB gene encoding DNA polymerase IV, whose translation MNGPSRSRITMHVDMDSFYSSVEVRERPELRGLPVVVGSDPKGGKGRGVVSTCSYEARKFGIHSAMPISRAYRLCPEAVYLPVNMQLYKETSDRIMKVLRMFADRFQQVSVDEAYLDVGDSIEDYLSATLLARKIKNEVMRRQGLSCSVGVAPNKVIAKIASDMNKPDGLTVVRPEEVRSFLHPLSVSRIPGIGKKTEPLLKEIGIETVGQLAGADVQFLISRFGRYGIVMNQLANGIDLREVKEREEVKSISTEDTFDEDISNPAIIEKVLRELAVKVHTDLEKKRFRFRTVSIRVRFEDFRTYTRARTLHAATNDRESIAKVAIELMEEFMGCGRFRLLGVGVSKLDRIDERQTFLTDF comes from the coding sequence ATGAACGGCCCATCGCGCAGCAGGATAACAATGCATGTGGACATGGATAGCTTCTATTCTTCCGTGGAGGTAAGGGAGCGCCCCGAACTCAGGGGTTTGCCTGTTGTGGTGGGTTCCGATCCAAAGGGAGGGAAAGGGAGAGGGGTTGTCAGTACCTGTTCGTATGAGGCCAGGAAGTTTGGCATCCACTCCGCAATGCCCATATCCAGGGCGTATAGACTCTGCCCCGAAGCGGTCTACCTGCCTGTGAATATGCAGCTATACAAGGAAACCTCGGACAGGATCATGAAAGTGCTGCGCATGTTTGCGGACAGGTTCCAGCAGGTCAGCGTCGATGAAGCCTATCTGGATGTGGGCGACAGCATAGAGGATTACCTGTCAGCCACCCTGCTTGCACGGAAGATCAAGAACGAGGTGATGCGCAGGCAGGGACTGAGCTGCTCGGTGGGTGTCGCACCCAACAAGGTCATAGCCAAGATAGCTTCCGACATGAACAAGCCCGATGGTCTGACCGTGGTGAGGCCAGAAGAAGTCAGAAGTTTCCTGCACCCTCTTTCTGTGTCAAGGATACCCGGTATCGGTAAGAAGACAGAACCTTTGCTGAAGGAGATTGGCATAGAGACAGTCGGGCAGCTTGCCGGTGCAGACGTGCAGTTCCTCATATCCCGCTTTGGAAGATATGGCATTGTAATGAACCAGCTTGCCAACGGTATTGACCTGAGGGAGGTAAAGGAGAGAGAGGAAGTAAAATCCATCAGCACCGAGGATACCTTTGATGAGGATATCTCCAATCCTGCGATCATAGAAAAGGTCCTGCGCGAACTTGCCGTAAAGGTGCATACCGACCTTGAAAAAAAGAGGTTCAGGTTCAGGACGGTCAGTATCAGGGTGCGTTTTGAAGACTTCAGGACCTATACCCGCGCCAGGACACTGCATGCAGCTACCAATGACAGGGAATCCATAGCAAAGGTAGCTATCGAGCTTATGGAGGAATTCATGGGATGCGGCAGGTTCAGGCTGCTGGGAGTGGGAGTTAGCAAGCTCGACAGGATAGATGAAAGGCAGACTTTTCTCACTGACTTCTGA
- a CDS encoding A24 family peptidase C-terminal domain-containing protein: MMELLKVLACMPFLLYACYSDIKSRRVVNEVWVAMFGVCYVFILYDFMTLGMPYLIRNLLTFALIYLFVYVLFYFGAFGGADAKALMVISLIVPTFPAITIAGASLPIQGTPLFDIFAFSVFGNSIILTVVVPIGLFIYNLLHNPLRESLRKPLYMFIGYRTSVSGLGKSHIRMIESYKDTPNGVKFSLARSGTELTSDVIAQLRGHVRAGRMEDSVWVTPGLPFMIPITAGFITAVVFGDLIFYLTIQFLMM; encoded by the coding sequence ATGATGGAACTGCTTAAAGTGCTTGCCTGCATGCCTTTTTTACTCTACGCCTGCTACTCCGACATAAAGAGCCGCAGGGTCGTGAACGAGGTATGGGTGGCGATGTTTGGTGTATGCTATGTGTTCATCCTCTACGACTTCATGACACTCGGGATGCCGTACCTTATCAGGAACTTGCTGACATTTGCGCTGATCTACCTTTTCGTGTACGTCCTCTTCTATTTCGGGGCCTTTGGTGGTGCCGACGCCAAGGCGCTCATGGTGATCTCGCTCATTGTGCCGACCTTCCCTGCTATCACCATAGCCGGCGCCAGCCTGCCTATTCAGGGGACTCCCCTCTTCGACATTTTCGCATTCAGTGTCTTCGGTAACTCCATCATACTCACAGTAGTGGTTCCCATAGGGCTTTTCATTTACAATCTACTCCATAACCCTCTGAGGGAATCGCTTAGAAAACCATTATACATGTTCATCGGCTACAGGACCTCTGTATCCGGACTTGGTAAAAGTCACATACGCATGATTGAATCCTACAAGGACACACCTAATGGCGTTAAGTTCAGCTTGGCAAGGTCCGGCACCGAGCTGACATCCGACGTTATTGCCCAGCTCAGGGGACACGTCAGGGCAGGCAGGATGGAGGACAGCGTGTGGGTAACGCCGGGCCTTCCGTTCATGATACCAATTACTGCCGGATTCATCACTGCGGTGGTGTTCGGGGACCTGATATTCTATCTGACCATACAGTTCCTGATGATGTGA
- the dapB gene encoding 4-hydroxy-tetrahydrodipicolinate reductase translates to MIKVAVTGASGKMGKLILSNILRFEDLKLSAAFDLVNIGMDVGEVAQLGTLNVPISDIKDLESVLKSSGTDVLIDFTIAQATIVNAPRAAACGVSLVIGTTGLSDEQKATINDAILKNNVAGIISPNYSVGVSVFFRILKEAAKYLGEMDVEIIEAHHNQKKDAPSGTALKAADVISEVLGGREYVYGREGIAPRGREIGIHAVRGGDIVGDHTVLFAGDGERIEIKHQAHSRQAFAGGAVKAALWIGSAKPGVYTMEDILGL, encoded by the coding sequence ATGATCAAAGTAGCAGTCACAGGCGCTTCAGGAAAGATGGGCAAGCTCATTCTTTCCAATATCCTCAGATTTGAGGATCTTAAGCTTTCAGCAGCTTTTGACTTGGTCAATATAGGAATGGACGTGGGAGAGGTTGCCCAGCTAGGCACACTGAACGTCCCGATCTCCGATATAAAGGACCTGGAATCCGTACTGAAGTCTTCAGGCACGGACGTACTGATCGATTTCACAATCGCCCAGGCAACCATCGTCAATGCTCCAAGGGCTGCAGCATGCGGTGTCAGTCTTGTCATCGGTACCACCGGTCTGAGCGATGAGCAGAAAGCAACCATAAACGATGCAATCCTGAAGAACAATGTTGCAGGCATCATATCTCCCAACTACTCTGTAGGTGTCAGTGTCTTCTTCCGGATATTGAAGGAGGCAGCCAAGTATCTGGGGGAGATGGATGTGGAGATCATCGAAGCCCATCACAACCAGAAAAAAGACGCTCCAAGCGGCACTGCGCTCAAGGCTGCTGACGTTATCAGCGAGGTCCTTGGCGGCAGGGAATATGTTTACGGCCGCGAGGGAATAGCCCCAAGAGGCAGGGAAATAGGTATTCATGCCGTGCGCGGCGGGGATATCGTGGGTGACCACACAGTGCTTTTCGCAGGCGATGGCGAGAGGATCGAGATAAAACACCAGGCTCATTCCCGTCAGGCTTTTGCAGGCGGTGCGGTGAAAGCGGCTCTCTGGATAGGCAGTGCGAAACCCGGTGTCTATACCATGGAAGACATCCTCGGATTGTAA
- the hxlA gene encoding 3-hexulose-6-phosphate synthase, producing the protein MQVALDLLETDRAIRIATEALEGGADWIEAGTPLIKSDGMDAIRRLKTAFPERTLVADMKIADTGAMEVEMAAKAGADIVVVLGSADDSTVLEAVRAAKKYGVRIMADLISSPEPVSRSKELERMGVDYINVHAGIDQQMTGRDSLTIMKEVVKEVSIPVAVAGGLDASSCAWAVNAGARIVIVGGNIVRSSDVISSARAVRTSIDAPCSISDSGKSRKDEIRDIFMSVSTPNISDAMHRKGAMQDIFPMLSGKKMVGTAVTVQTFRGDWAKPVEAIDVAGRGDVIVIYNGSRHIAPWGGLATQSCLGKGIAGVVVDGAVRDIDDIRKMDLPVFATCHVPNAGEPKGFGEINSEIVCGNQAVRPGDYIVGDDNGVVVIPRERAYEIARRAKEVEKTEQRLSEEIRRGATLSEVMQLKKWEKH; encoded by the coding sequence ATCCAGGTTGCACTCGATCTCCTGGAAACTGACCGTGCCATCCGGATAGCCACAGAGGCTCTGGAAGGGGGCGCGGACTGGATAGAGGCAGGCACCCCTCTGATCAAAAGCGATGGAATGGATGCCATAAGAAGGCTCAAAACAGCATTCCCCGAAAGGACTCTGGTGGCCGACATGAAGATAGCCGACACCGGAGCCATGGAAGTGGAGATGGCGGCAAAAGCGGGTGCGGATATTGTGGTTGTTCTCGGAAGTGCTGATGATTCCACAGTACTTGAGGCTGTAAGGGCTGCAAAGAAATACGGTGTCAGGATCATGGCCGACCTGATCTCGTCACCGGAGCCCGTATCCCGTTCAAAGGAGCTTGAGCGGATGGGTGTTGACTACATAAACGTCCATGCCGGTATCGATCAGCAGATGACTGGCCGTGACTCGCTCACCATTATGAAGGAAGTCGTGAAGGAGGTGAGTATCCCTGTTGCGGTTGCAGGAGGTCTTGATGCATCCTCGTGCGCATGGGCAGTGAATGCCGGCGCCAGGATAGTGATCGTGGGAGGCAACATCGTCCGCTCATCGGATGTGATCTCTTCTGCCAGGGCTGTAAGGACCAGCATTGATGCGCCTTGCAGTATATCTGACTCAGGAAAAAGCCGCAAGGATGAGATACGGGACATCTTCATGTCTGTCTCCACTCCTAACATATCCGACGCCATGCATCGCAAGGGTGCCATGCAGGACATCTTTCCCATGCTGAGTGGAAAGAAAATGGTGGGTACCGCAGTCACGGTCCAGACCTTCAGAGGTGACTGGGCAAAGCCTGTTGAGGCTATTGATGTGGCTGGCAGGGGTGATGTCATAGTGATATACAACGGCAGCAGGCATATTGCTCCTTGGGGCGGCCTTGCCACCCAGAGCTGCCTGGGCAAGGGAATCGCGGGCGTGGTGGTTGACGGGGCCGTGCGGGACATTGACGATATCAGGAAAATGGACCTTCCCGTGTTTGCCACATGCCATGTCCCCAACGCAGGGGAACCCAAGGGTTTTGGCGAGATAAACTCTGAGATCGTATGCGGTAACCAGGCAGTAAGGCCCGGCGACTATATTGTGGGAGACGACAACGGTGTCGTTGTCATCCCCCGGGAGCGCGCCTATGAGATAGCAAGGCGTGCAAAGGAAGTTGAAAAGACCGAGCAACGCCTGTCCGAGGAGATAAGGAGAGGAGCCACCTTATCCGAGGTCATGCAGCTGAAAAAATGGGAAAAACATTGA
- the dapA gene encoding 4-hydroxy-tetrahydrodipicolinate synthase, producing MFEGVLPALVTPFTKDNKIDCESFRKIVSFVEEGGVSGIVACGTTGESATLSMAEHKQLIDLSIDCANVPVVAGTGSNNTVEAIELTKHAADAGADAALVISPYYNKSNRAGLLAHFKSIADSADIPIILYNVPSRTGQDISAELIAELAKVGNIVAVKEASGSVEKVSRILELTADEDFDVLSGEDGLTLPILSVGGVGVISVVANVVPGMMVRLVDAACKGDLRTAREMHFKMAPLTRALFSETNPIPVKRAMELMGLSRGDLRLPLAPLSEENDRILKSTLRELGCIA from the coding sequence ATGTTCGAAGGAGTTCTACCTGCGCTTGTAACCCCCTTCACAAAGGACAATAAGATCGACTGCGAAAGTTTCAGGAAGATCGTCTCCTTTGTGGAAGAAGGCGGTGTTTCAGGCATCGTGGCCTGTGGCACGACCGGTGAATCGGCAACCCTCTCAATGGCGGAACATAAGCAGCTCATTGACCTTTCCATTGACTGCGCCAATGTTCCGGTTGTAGCCGGAACGGGTTCCAATAACACGGTGGAAGCGATAGAACTTACGAAACATGCGGCTGATGCAGGGGCTGATGCAGCTCTTGTGATTTCTCCCTATTATAACAAGTCCAACAGGGCAGGGCTTCTTGCTCATTTTAAGTCCATAGCGGACTCTGCTGACATCCCTATCATTTTGTATAACGTACCTTCCCGCACCGGGCAGGATATTTCCGCAGAGCTCATCGCCGAGCTTGCAAAGGTGGGCAATATCGTGGCTGTCAAGGAGGCAAGCGGAAGCGTTGAGAAAGTCTCCCGTATCCTTGAACTTACCGCAGATGAGGATTTTGATGTCCTTTCCGGTGAGGATGGCCTGACACTCCCAATACTATCTGTGGGCGGCGTGGGTGTCATCTCAGTTGTCGCGAACGTGGTGCCCGGTATGATGGTAAGGCTCGTGGACGCAGCCTGTAAGGGCGACCTGAGGACTGCGAGGGAAATGCATTTCAAGATGGCTCCCCTCACGCGCGCTCTGTTCTCCGAGACAAACCCCATACCTGTCAAGCGTGCCATGGAACTCATGGGACTCTCAAGAGGCGATCTCAGGCTCCCGCTGGCACCGCTCAGCGAAGAGAATGACAGGATACTGAAAAGCACACTTCGTGAACTCGGGTGCATAGCATGA
- the pyrB gene encoding aspartate carbamoyltransferase: protein MKFKGHHIISMTSFSRDMIDSILETAERMEPIALGKQRSGLLTGKILAVLFFEPSTRTRMSFETAMYRLGGDVLNLGSVDASSIAKGETLADTIRVVDGYADAIVLRHPKEGAAQLAAEFSTIPILNAGDGAGHHPTQTLLDLYTIKRESRLEGLKIALAGDLKYGRTVHSLCYALSLYGAEITLISPRELRMPEEIISDLEKRGAKVTETDTIEDAINEVDVIYMTRIQKERFPDPAEYEKVANRLKITPELLTDARPELRIMHPLPRVNEIDTGVDETQHACYFKQAFYGVPVRMALLALVLGAIEI, encoded by the coding sequence ATGAAATTTAAGGGCCACCACATCATCTCAATGACATCGTTCTCCAGGGACATGATCGACAGCATCCTGGAGACAGCAGAAAGAATGGAGCCGATAGCTCTTGGCAAACAGAGGTCCGGCCTGCTCACAGGCAAGATCCTGGCAGTGCTTTTCTTTGAGCCCAGCACAAGGACACGCATGTCCTTTGAAACGGCAATGTACCGTCTGGGAGGGGATGTGCTCAACCTGGGATCTGTGGATGCCAGCTCTATCGCAAAGGGAGAGACACTTGCAGATACAATAAGGGTCGTGGACGGTTATGCTGATGCTATTGTGCTCAGGCATCCAAAGGAAGGAGCCGCACAGCTTGCAGCAGAGTTCTCCACTATCCCCATACTGAATGCAGGCGACGGGGCAGGCCACCATCCGACCCAGACCCTGCTCGACCTGTACACCATCAAGAGGGAAAGCCGCCTCGAGGGGCTCAAGATCGCGCTTGCAGGAGACCTGAAATACGGCAGGACCGTCCACTCACTGTGCTATGCGCTATCCCTTTACGGTGCGGAGATCACCCTGATATCACCAAGGGAGCTCAGGATGCCCGAGGAGATAATAAGCGACCTTGAGAAAAGGGGCGCAAAGGTCACAGAAACTGATACCATAGAGGATGCCATCAACGAGGTCGATGTGATATATATGACCCGCATCCAGAAAGAAAGGTTCCCCGATCCCGCCGAGTACGAGAAGGTAGCCAACAGGTTGAAAATCACGCCGGAACTGCTGACAGATGCCAGGCCGGAACTCAGGATAATGCACCCGCTCCCCAGGGTCAACGAGATAGACACAGGAGTGGACGAAACACAACATGCATGCTATTTCAAGCAGGCTTTCTACGGAGTGCCTGTCAGGATGGCGCTGCTTGCACTCGTATTGGGGGCGATCGAGATATGA
- a CDS encoding methyltransferase domain-containing protein has translation MKNKARNYHNKCKNRPKTLGPVSHLEEHVNPDWWKKIFNSLYLKTDADIVDDASITRQEIDTFHNILKLTPESHVLDLCCGQGRHALELARRGVKNVEGLDRSHYLIQRAKATAKKEGLGVKFREGDARKTPYATDTFDAVMLLGNSFGYFETSEEDLRVLKEVKRILKPWGKVLLDVADGSYLKENYQPRSWEWIDKHNFVCRERSISTDGQKLISREVIVNETSGVIADQFYAERLYTSEGLVELLKKAEFTDVEIVDFVKSETLRNQDLGMMERRIFVTASLKKEWTPKKKKAKDVEKNVVVVFGDPKKRDELKPCGVFDDDDLYTIDQLKGSIQSAEGYSFKYLNNHDTLISDLAKLKGKVDFVFNLCDEGYSNDPRRELHVPALLEMLGIPYTGSGPQCLAFCYDKALVRGIAKDLGVPVPEGIVVKAEDSMFELPMGFPVIVKPNFGDSSFGLNQHSVCNSYDEVVRAIYDIREGLGYDKPILIEEFLTGKDLSIGIIGNPPESYNVLPIIQEDYSELPEDLPRVCGYEAKWIPESPYWKIKSVPADLPRDAEEKIIECSLKLISRLECRDYTRLDWRLDAAGNPKLLEVNPNPGWCWDGHLAKMAKLAGMSYEDMLLSILKSADERISSQK, from the coding sequence ATGAAAAATAAAGCCAGAAACTACCACAATAAGTGTAAAAACAGGCCCAAGACACTCGGGCCTGTCTCACATCTCGAAGAACATGTGAATCCTGACTGGTGGAAAAAAATATTCAATTCCCTTTACCTGAAGACCGATGCGGACATCGTGGACGATGCTTCCATCACCAGGCAGGAAATAGACACTTTTCATAATATTCTCAAGCTGACGCCGGAGAGCCACGTGCTTGACCTGTGCTGCGGGCAGGGAAGGCATGCGCTGGAGCTTGCAAGAAGAGGTGTAAAGAATGTGGAAGGACTCGACAGGTCCCACTATCTTATCCAGAGGGCAAAGGCCACTGCAAAGAAGGAAGGGCTTGGTGTCAAGTTCAGGGAAGGGGATGCCAGGAAAACCCCCTATGCCACAGACACCTTTGATGCAGTAATGCTCCTTGGCAACAGTTTTGGCTATTTCGAAACATCGGAGGAGGACCTGAGGGTACTGAAAGAAGTTAAGAGGATACTCAAACCCTGGGGAAAGGTCCTGCTCGACGTTGCTGACGGTTCCTACCTGAAGGAGAATTATCAGCCAAGATCATGGGAATGGATAGACAAGCACAACTTCGTATGCCGGGAGCGCTCCATATCGACAGACGGACAGAAACTGATATCCAGAGAGGTTATTGTCAATGAAACATCAGGCGTTATTGCAGACCAGTTCTACGCAGAGCGCCTGTACACCAGTGAGGGCCTTGTGGAACTTCTGAAGAAAGCGGAATTTACCGATGTCGAGATCGTGGATTTCGTTAAGTCGGAGACCCTGAGAAACCAGGACCTGGGTATGATGGAAAGGCGCATTTTCGTCACCGCATCTCTCAAGAAGGAATGGACGCCGAAGAAAAAGAAGGCAAAGGACGTTGAAAAGAACGTTGTGGTCGTGTTCGGCGATCCAAAGAAGAGGGATGAGCTGAAACCCTGCGGGGTCTTTGACGACGACGACCTGTATACCATCGACCAGCTCAAGGGAAGCATCCAGTCGGCCGAAGGTTATTCTTTCAAATACCTGAACAACCACGACACACTGATCTCCGACCTTGCAAAACTTAAAGGCAAGGTGGATTTCGTATTCAACCTGTGTGATGAGGGCTACAGCAACGACCCCAGGAGAGAATTACATGTGCCTGCACTGCTGGAGATGCTTGGTATTCCCTACACAGGCTCAGGACCGCAGTGCCTTGCCTTCTGCTATGACAAGGCGCTTGTGAGAGGAATTGCAAAGGACCTGGGAGTCCCGGTTCCTGAAGGTATAGTCGTGAAGGCAGAGGACAGCATGTTCGAACTGCCCATGGGCTTCCCTGTCATCGTGAAGCCGAACTTCGGTGACTCCAGCTTCGGGCTCAACCAGCACAGCGTATGCAACAGCTATGACGAGGTTGTCAGGGCCATCTATGATATTAGAGAGGGCCTGGGGTACGACAAGCCGATACTCATTGAGGAATTCCTTACCGGAAAGGACCTGAGCATAGGCATCATAGGCAACCCGCCTGAAAGTTATAATGTGCTCCCTATCATCCAAGAAGACTATTCCGAGCTTCCTGAAGACCTGCCAAGGGTGTGCGGATATGAAGCCAAATGGATACCGGAATCACCTTACTGGAAGATCAAATCGGTTCCTGCAGACCTTCCAAGGGATGCCGAGGAAAAGATCATAGAGTGCAGCCTCAAGCTTATCAGCAGGCTGGAGTGCAGGGACTATACCCGCCTTGACTGGAGACTGGATGCCGCAGGTAATCCCAAGCTGCTGGAAGTGAACCCGAACCCGGGATGGTGCTGGGACGGCCACCTGGCCAAGATGGCAAAGCTTGCAGGTATGTCATACGAGGACATGCTGCTCAGTATTCTCAAGAGTGCTGATGAAAGAATTTCTTCACAGAAGTGA
- the pyrI gene encoding aspartate carbamoyltransferase regulatory subunit gives MNEEQELRVKRIENGTVIDHINAGQALNVLKILGIPDSSQGVVSVLLNSPGKFGIKDVVKIENRELNVREVDKIALIAPNATINIIRNFNVSQKKKVHIPTFVEGVVRCVNPNCISNSNEPVTSKFDVSVEESLRLRCTYCGRSISEDIAKHLL, from the coding sequence ATGAACGAAGAGCAGGAACTAAGGGTCAAGAGGATAGAGAACGGCACTGTGATAGATCACATTAATGCGGGCCAGGCCCTCAATGTGCTAAAGATCCTTGGCATCCCGGACTCCTCACAGGGTGTTGTGAGCGTGCTCCTGAACTCGCCCGGTAAGTTCGGCATCAAGGACGTTGTCAAGATAGAGAACAGGGAGCTGAACGTCCGTGAAGTGGACAAGATAGCCCTGATAGCACCCAATGCCACTATCAACATCATCCGCAACTTCAATGTTTCCCAGAAAAAGAAAGTGCATATCCCGACCTTTGTGGAAGGTGTTGTCAGATGCGTGAACCCAAATTGCATATCGAACAGCAATGAGCCGGTTACTTCCAAGTTCGATGTTTCTGTAGAGGAGAGCCTGAGACTGAGATGCACATATTGCGGAAGGTCAATCTCCGAGGATATTGCAAAACACTTGCTGTAA